The following coding sequences lie in one Mercenaria mercenaria strain notata chromosome 5, MADL_Memer_1, whole genome shotgun sequence genomic window:
- the LOC123550611 gene encoding uncharacterized protein LOC123550611, with the protein MDSATGLCIICNHTLDDGTKTVQLTQKGCDGINTASEKRKDSISTIPGQFVHVECRKKYCNPNIIARDVKEQQQTNYSRSLRSKNETFIFKENCLFCGQFAKCDGKKRGYDVYPVRTLDFQKTILDICSTRGDAWAQKVSARIEFAADLPAADAVYHQTCNVNFRTNKDVPKYFQPDVEKTQARGRPTDQDACTAFMNVIEYLKENDNEQITITDLVDKMKEMCGKRAYSASYTKQKLVEHFGDSVIITEINGKQNVVTLRRTASSILHDFYCQCKSDNPENEKVKLIKTAAKLIKNDIKSVNTNKNVYPNSHDISSAEANKQFMPDSLVQFMRDLFNEKDADTKVCSIGQAIMQASRPRMIIAPLQLGLAVQLHHHFASKYLIDVLNSLGFCVSYSEVQMFESCAAVSNRTNIENFQNDMFIQYVADNVDHNLRTLDGHNTFHGMGMIACVTPGNFGNKPIMRQVVSSDDLISAGRIDISFYR; encoded by the coding sequence atgGATTCAGCAACTGGGCTATGCATAATTTGTAACCACACCCTAGATGACGGCACAAAAACAGTACAACTCACACAAAAGGGATGCGATGGCATAAACACCGCCAGTGAAAAACGCAAAGATTCAATATCTACTATACCTGGTCAATTCGTCCATGTTGAATGTAGAAAAAAGTACTGTAATCCAAATATAATTGCTCGTGATGTcaaagaacaacaacaaacaaattattCAAGATCTTTAAGATCGAAAAATGAGacatttatatttaaagaaaactgtttattttgTGGTCAGTTTGCCAAGTGTGATGGTAAAAAACGGGGCTATGATGTGTATCCTGTCAGAACATTAGATTTTCAAAAAACAATCTTAGACATTTGTTCTACTAGAGGAGATGCTTGGGCTCAAAAAGTGTCCGCTAGAATAGAATTTGCTGCAGACTTACCCGCAGCAGATGCTGTATACCACCAGACTTGCAATGTCAATTTCAGGACAAATAAAGACGTTCCAAAGTATTTTCAACCTGATGTTGAAAAAACACAGGCACGTGGTAGACCAACAGACCAGGATGCATGCACAGCTTTTATGAATGTAATAGAATACTTAAAGGAAAATGACAATGAACAAATTACCATTACAGATCTGGTGGACAAAATGAAGGAGATGTGTGGAAAAAGGGCTTATAGTGCTTCATACACAAAACAAAAGTTAGTGGAACACTTTGGTGATTCTGTAATAATCACAGAAATAAACGGCAAGCAAAATGTTGTTACTCTTAGACGGACTGCATCTTCTATCTTGCATGACTTTTATTGTCAGTGTAAATCAGACAACCCAGAGAATGAGAAAGTTAAATTAATAAAGACTGCAGCAAAATTGATAAAGAATGATATCAAATcagtaaatacaaataaaaacgtATATCCGAATTCACATGACATTTCGTCTGCTGAAGCCAATAAACAGTTTATGCCAGATAGTTTAGTGCAATTTATGCGAGATCTGTTCAATGAAAAAGATGCTGATACTAAAGTGTGCTCCATAGGTCAAGCAATAATGCAGGCCTCACGTCCAAGAATGATAATTGCTCCTTTACAGTTAGGACTTGCAGTACAATTACACCATCACTTCGCCTCAAAATACCTTATTGATGTATTGAACAGCTTAGGATTTTGTGTTTCTTACTCTGAAGTCCAAATGTTTGAATCTTGTGCAGCTGTTTCAAAcagaacaaatattgaaaattttcagAATGACATGTTCATCCAGTATGTTGCAGATAATGTAGATCATAATCTTCGAACTCTTGATGGGCACAATACATTCCATGGTATGGGCATGATTGCATGTGTAACCCCTGGAAACTTCGGTAATAAACCTATTATGCGGCAAGTTGTTTCTTCAGATGATCTCATCTCTGCTGGAAGAATAGATATTTCATTCTATCGTTGA